From the genome of Castor canadensis chromosome 4, mCasCan1.hap1v2, whole genome shotgun sequence, one region includes:
- the Lipg gene encoding endothelial lipase isoform X1 — protein sequence MRKSVSLFCFWSIYCCFAAGSHTPMGPEGQLEDEPHKSKEVQDATKPSVRFNLRTSKDPEHEGCYLSLGHNRVLEDCGFNMTAKTFFIIHGWTMSGILENWLHKLVSALQMREKDANVVVVDWLPLAHQLYTDAVNNTRVVGHNVARMLDWLQGEDDFSLGNVHLIGYSLGAHVAGYAGNFVKGTVGRITGLDPAGPMFEGADINKRLSPDDADFVDVLHTYTRSFGLSIGIQMPVGHIDIYPNGGDFQPGCGFNDVLGSIAYGTITEVVKCEHERAVHLFVDSLVNQDKPSFAFQCTDSNRFKKGICLSCRKNRCNSIGYNVKKMRNKRNTKMYLKTRAGMPFRVYHYQMKVHIFSYKNKGELQPTFYVTLYGTNADSQILPLEVVEQIELNATNTFLVYTEEDLGDLLKIKLTWERTSQSWYSLWKELRSYLSQPSNPSRELHIRRIRVKSGETQRKLTFCAEDPENTSISPGQELWFHKCREGWRMKNETSPTVELA from the exons ATGAGAAAGTCCGTGTCTCTGTTCTGCTTCTGGAGCATCTATTGTTGCTTTGCGGCGGGAAGCCACACACCCATGGGTCCCGAGGGACAGCTGGAAG ATGAGCCTCACAAATCCAAGGAGGTACAAGATGCCACTAAACCCTCGGTGAGGTTTAACCTCCGCACCTCTAAGGACCCAGAACACGAAGGATGCTACCTTTCCCTTGGCCACAACCGAGTCTTAGAAGACTGTGGTTTCAACATGACAGCCAAAACCTTTTTCATCATTCACGGATGGACG ATGAGTGGCATACTTGAAAACTGGCTGCACAAACTTGTATCAGCCCTGcagatgagagagaaagatgCCAACGTAGTGGTGGTTGACTGGCTGCCCCTGGCTCACCAGCTGTACACAGATGCAGTCAATAACACCAGAGTGGTGGGACACAACGTGGCAAGGATGCTTGACTGGCTACAG GGGGAGGATGACTTTTCTCTCGGGAACGTTCACTTAATTGGCTATAGCCTTGGAGCACATGTGGCTGGGTATGCTGGCAACTTCGTGAAAGGAACAGTGGGCAGGATCACAG GTCTGGATCCTGCCGGGCCCATGTTTGAGGGGGCAGACATCAACAAGAGGCTGTCCCCTGATGATGCAGACTTTGTGGATGTCCTGCACACTTACACACGTTCCTTCGGTTTGAGTATTGGGATTCAGATGCCTGTGGGCCACATCGACATCTACCCCAATGGGGGTGACTTCCAGCCGGGCTGTGGATTCAACGATGTCTTGGGTTCGATTGCGTATGGGA CAATCACGGAGGTGGTGAAATGTGAGCACGAGAGAGCTGTACACCTCTTTGTCGACTCCCTGGTGAATCAGGACAAGCCAAGCTTTGCCTTCCAGTGCACAGACTCCAACCGCTTCAAGAAGGGAATCTGTCTCAGCTGCAGGAAGAATCGTTGTAACAGCATTGGCTacaatgtgaaaaaaatgagaaacaagagGAACACCAAGATGTACCTAAAGACTCGAGCGGGCATGCCTTTCAGAG TTTACCACTATCAGATGAAGGTCCACATTTTCAGTTATAAGAACAAGGGAGAGCTCCAGCCCACTTTCTACGTCACTCTGTACGGCACCAATGCAGACTCCCAGATTCTGCCTCTGGAAGT AGTGGAGCAGATAGAGTTGAATGCCACCAACACCTTCCTGGTCTACACAGAGGAGGACTTAGGTGACCTCTTGAAGATCAAACTCACCTGGGAGCGGACATCTCAGTCCTGGTATAGCCTGTGGAAAGAGCTTCGCAGCTACCTGTCTCAGCCCAGCAACCCCTCCAGGGAGCTGCATATCCGACGCATTCGTGTCAAGTCTGGGGAGACCCAGCGGAA aTTGACATTTTGTGCAGAAGACCCCGAGAACACCAGCATCTCCCCTGGCCAAGAGCTCTGGTTTCACAAGTGTCGCGAAGGCTGGAGAATGAAAAACGAAACCAG TCCCACTGTGGAGCTGGCCTGA
- the Lipg gene encoding endothelial lipase isoform X2, with protein MTAKTFFIIHGWTMSGILENWLHKLVSALQMREKDANVVVVDWLPLAHQLYTDAVNNTRVVGHNVARMLDWLQGEDDFSLGNVHLIGYSLGAHVAGYAGNFVKGTVGRITGLDPAGPMFEGADINKRLSPDDADFVDVLHTYTRSFGLSIGIQMPVGHIDIYPNGGDFQPGCGFNDVLGSIAYGTITEVVKCEHERAVHLFVDSLVNQDKPSFAFQCTDSNRFKKGICLSCRKNRCNSIGYNVKKMRNKRNTKMYLKTRAGMPFRVYHYQMKVHIFSYKNKGELQPTFYVTLYGTNADSQILPLEVVEQIELNATNTFLVYTEEDLGDLLKIKLTWERTSQSWYSLWKELRSYLSQPSNPSRELHIRRIRVKSGETQRKLTFCAEDPENTSISPGQELWFHKCREGWRMKNETSPTVELA; from the exons ATGACAGCCAAAACCTTTTTCATCATTCACGGATGGACG ATGAGTGGCATACTTGAAAACTGGCTGCACAAACTTGTATCAGCCCTGcagatgagagagaaagatgCCAACGTAGTGGTGGTTGACTGGCTGCCCCTGGCTCACCAGCTGTACACAGATGCAGTCAATAACACCAGAGTGGTGGGACACAACGTGGCAAGGATGCTTGACTGGCTACAG GGGGAGGATGACTTTTCTCTCGGGAACGTTCACTTAATTGGCTATAGCCTTGGAGCACATGTGGCTGGGTATGCTGGCAACTTCGTGAAAGGAACAGTGGGCAGGATCACAG GTCTGGATCCTGCCGGGCCCATGTTTGAGGGGGCAGACATCAACAAGAGGCTGTCCCCTGATGATGCAGACTTTGTGGATGTCCTGCACACTTACACACGTTCCTTCGGTTTGAGTATTGGGATTCAGATGCCTGTGGGCCACATCGACATCTACCCCAATGGGGGTGACTTCCAGCCGGGCTGTGGATTCAACGATGTCTTGGGTTCGATTGCGTATGGGA CAATCACGGAGGTGGTGAAATGTGAGCACGAGAGAGCTGTACACCTCTTTGTCGACTCCCTGGTGAATCAGGACAAGCCAAGCTTTGCCTTCCAGTGCACAGACTCCAACCGCTTCAAGAAGGGAATCTGTCTCAGCTGCAGGAAGAATCGTTGTAACAGCATTGGCTacaatgtgaaaaaaatgagaaacaagagGAACACCAAGATGTACCTAAAGACTCGAGCGGGCATGCCTTTCAGAG TTTACCACTATCAGATGAAGGTCCACATTTTCAGTTATAAGAACAAGGGAGAGCTCCAGCCCACTTTCTACGTCACTCTGTACGGCACCAATGCAGACTCCCAGATTCTGCCTCTGGAAGT AGTGGAGCAGATAGAGTTGAATGCCACCAACACCTTCCTGGTCTACACAGAGGAGGACTTAGGTGACCTCTTGAAGATCAAACTCACCTGGGAGCGGACATCTCAGTCCTGGTATAGCCTGTGGAAAGAGCTTCGCAGCTACCTGTCTCAGCCCAGCAACCCCTCCAGGGAGCTGCATATCCGACGCATTCGTGTCAAGTCTGGGGAGACCCAGCGGAA aTTGACATTTTGTGCAGAAGACCCCGAGAACACCAGCATCTCCCCTGGCCAAGAGCTCTGGTTTCACAAGTGTCGCGAAGGCTGGAGAATGAAAAACGAAACCAG TCCCACTGTGGAGCTGGCCTGA